The following are from one region of the Corynebacterium hindlerae genome:
- a CDS encoding tRNA (cytidine(34)-2'-O)-methyltransferase — protein MSPFAHIIFDQPVIPPNTGNAIRMCAGTGATLHLAGPLGFNLEEKNLRRAGLDYHDLAVVKLHDSLQDALDSLPGARVFAFSARATTSYTAVDYQPGDVLLFGTEPTGLSDAALSHPRITEQLRIPMLPGRRSMNLSNAAAVAAYEAWRQLGFPGA, from the coding sequence ATGAGTCCTTTCGCGCACATCATCTTCGACCAACCGGTCATCCCACCCAATACCGGCAATGCCATCCGCATGTGCGCGGGGACTGGCGCGACACTCCATCTGGCGGGGCCGCTCGGGTTCAATTTGGAGGAAAAGAATCTGCGACGCGCGGGCCTGGATTACCATGACCTGGCCGTCGTGAAGCTGCATGACAGCCTGCAGGACGCCCTCGACTCTCTGCCCGGCGCGCGCGTCTTTGCGTTTTCAGCGCGGGCAACAACCAGCTACACCGCGGTGGACTATCAGCCCGGCGATGTGCTGCTCTTCGGCACCGAGCCGACGGGGCTGAGCGACGCCGCCCTGAGCCACCCGCGGATCACCGAGCAGCTCCGGATTCCGATGTTGCCTGGTCGGCGCTCTATGAACCTTTCCAATGCGGCTGCTGTGGCCGCGTACGAGGCCTGGCGCCAGTTAGGATTCCCCGGAGCCTGA
- a CDS encoding PH domain-containing protein, whose amino-acid sequence MNPASSRLTKVRLLGALPWPALAAVAFAVFGTLFSPWFFVGTAILVLVIGWLSWLIPAQVRNLGWQETDDELLLTKGKLWHTFTVVPYGRIQFVDVKAGPIERLFGLKHVLLHTASSTSDATVRGLESATADELRQRLAERARERMSGL is encoded by the coding sequence ATGAATCCTGCTTCTTCTCGTCTTACTAAGGTCCGGTTGCTGGGGGCGCTTCCGTGGCCTGCGTTAGCTGCTGTTGCTTTCGCGGTGTTCGGCACGTTGTTTAGCCCGTGGTTTTTCGTGGGTACCGCGATTCTTGTGCTGGTGATCGGGTGGCTTTCGTGGCTCATCCCGGCGCAGGTGAGGAATTTGGGTTGGCAGGAAACTGACGATGAGTTGTTGCTGACTAAGGGGAAGTTGTGGCACACGTTTACCGTGGTGCCATATGGCCGGATTCAGTTTGTGGATGTCAAGGCCGGGCCGATTGAGCGACTATTTGGTCTTAAGCATGTGCTGTTGCACACCGCGTCGTCGACGAGTGATGCGACGGTCCGGGGTTTGGAATCCGCGACGGCGGATGAACTTCGCCAGCGCCTGGCCGAGCGAGCCCGCGAGAGGATGAGCGGCCTGTGA
- a CDS encoding metal ABC transporter permease, whose translation MISVLPIVEVTVLGASTAAVGALATMHRKVFFAEAITHATFPGAVLGVVISATVLPQLSTYGQSLCLFLGGFLMCIPLSALMRRLAQVPGISSPAAAGIVLTFGFGLGYFLAKWFQPLPIRVDTFLTGSALTVNRADVTAAGLLLIVVAVACALVWWPLVFRAFDPGVVKHGGTVIDALVLFLICLAVTVAIPAVGTIVPIALLAAPAGVGWALAREPGTFVLISVITGVLMGLIGLTVGVMGGISVGGAIALTGGLLYAIARSAALLWRNARL comes from the coding sequence GTGATCTCCGTGCTGCCGATCGTGGAAGTCACGGTTCTAGGAGCGTCTACGGCTGCGGTTGGGGCCCTGGCCACCATGCACCGCAAGGTTTTTTTCGCGGAAGCCATCACGCACGCGACGTTCCCTGGCGCAGTGCTCGGGGTAGTGATTAGCGCGACTGTCCTGCCGCAGCTCAGCACTTACGGGCAGTCCCTCTGCCTGTTCCTGGGCGGATTTCTCATGTGCATTCCGCTGTCGGCGTTGATGCGCCGTCTGGCGCAGGTTCCGGGGATTAGCTCGCCCGCGGCTGCGGGAATCGTGCTGACATTTGGCTTCGGCTTGGGTTACTTCCTAGCCAAATGGTTTCAGCCGCTCCCGATCAGGGTGGACACCTTCCTCACCGGCTCAGCGCTGACTGTGAACAGGGCAGATGTGACCGCCGCGGGGTTGCTGCTCATTGTGGTGGCCGTGGCGTGCGCGTTGGTGTGGTGGCCGCTGGTGTTTCGGGCATTCGACCCGGGCGTCGTGAAGCATGGTGGCACGGTTATCGACGCCCTCGTACTCTTCCTCATTTGCCTCGCAGTCACAGTTGCCATTCCTGCTGTAGGCACTATCGTGCCGATCGCGCTGCTGGCGGCGCCGGCGGGTGTCGGTTGGGCACTGGCGCGGGAGCCGGGAACTTTCGTGCTTATTTCCGTGATTACGGGGGTGCTCATGGGGCTCATCGGGCTGACCGTCGGCGTGATGGGGGGTATTTCCGTGGGTGGTGCCATCGCGCTGACCGGCGGGCTGCTGTACGCAATCGCCAGATCGGCTGCCCTATTATGGAGGAATGCACGTCTCTGA
- a CDS encoding metal ABC transporter substrate-binding protein, with the protein MRKTAGLAVLAAGCLLTACTPGTADGDDALQLVATTTQICDYVTHIAEQQPDSEIVLEKTDSQGKKHAPDGAKPTVKLNCLLAPNASAHDHEMTPQQMKAMSDADLLLTNGVDLEHFLDSAIDSSGFKGSMVVTSGVPNTGAEAGKFTIDAGDNKADVAPWPFDPEPGEEAEFTHDPHIWTSPSGAIVQVRNIGAALAKADADHAADWEKRTDHYVQQLTALDTWAKDSFDSVPQDKRVLFTSHDAFGYLSRDFGIDFIGAALSDFNAQQDATHQHIEEAVEQVKQSHATVIFAENSNNSKSIEAVGRAAGVRIITGEDALYGDSLGAEGSEGETYTGSIIHNVRTLVEAWGGTVKPLPEELRD; encoded by the coding sequence ATGAGAAAAACAGCTGGCTTAGCTGTCCTGGCGGCAGGATGCCTGCTCACCGCATGTACCCCCGGCACCGCAGATGGTGATGATGCACTGCAACTCGTCGCCACCACCACCCAAATCTGTGACTATGTCACGCACATTGCCGAGCAGCAGCCAGACTCTGAGATCGTCTTGGAGAAAACCGATTCCCAAGGCAAGAAGCATGCTCCGGACGGCGCAAAGCCTACGGTCAAACTCAACTGCCTGCTTGCGCCGAACGCGTCAGCGCACGATCATGAGATGACACCGCAGCAAATGAAGGCCATGTCTGACGCTGACCTGCTACTCACTAACGGCGTAGACCTCGAGCACTTCCTAGACAGCGCTATTGATTCTTCCGGATTCAAAGGCAGCATGGTCGTCACCTCTGGCGTCCCGAACACTGGCGCAGAAGCTGGAAAATTCACCATTGACGCCGGCGACAACAAAGCAGATGTTGCTCCCTGGCCTTTCGATCCAGAACCCGGCGAAGAAGCAGAGTTCACCCACGATCCGCACATTTGGACCAGCCCTAGTGGCGCAATTGTGCAAGTACGCAACATCGGAGCCGCGCTAGCGAAGGCTGATGCCGACCACGCTGCTGACTGGGAAAAGCGAACCGACCACTACGTGCAGCAACTGACCGCGCTTGACACCTGGGCGAAGGACAGCTTCGACTCCGTGCCACAGGATAAGCGCGTGCTGTTTACGTCCCACGACGCCTTCGGCTACCTTTCCCGTGACTTTGGTATTGACTTCATTGGCGCGGCGCTGTCGGACTTTAACGCCCAGCAAGACGCTACCCACCAGCACATCGAAGAAGCTGTTGAACAGGTCAAACAGTCCCATGCAACGGTGATCTTCGCGGAAAACTCCAACAACTCGAAGTCGATTGAAGCCGTGGGACGCGCCGCAGGCGTTCGGATCATCACTGGCGAAGATGCACTCTACGGTGACTCGCTCGGCGCAGAGGGCAGCGAAGGTGAGACTTACACGGGATCGATCATCCACAATGTCCGTACCCTCGTCGAAGCATGGGGTGGCACGGTCAAGCCACTACCTGAGGAACTGCGCGACTAA
- a CDS encoding bifunctional methylenetetrahydrofolate dehydrogenase/methenyltetrahydrofolate cyclohydrolase produces the protein MTATKLDGNLYRDEIFADLAQRVAALQKKGITPGLATVLVGDDPASHSYVKMKHRDCEQIGVRSIRKDLPGDISQEELLQVIDELNNDPECTGYIVQLPLPKHLDENAVLAAIDPAKDADGLHPVNLGKLVLNEPAPLPCTPNGAISLLRRFGVELDGAKVVVIGRGVTVGRPIGLMLTRRSENATVTLCHTGTKDLAAETREADVIVAAAGQPHMLTADMVKPGAAILDVGVSRKDGKLLGDVHPDVWDVAGFVSPNPGGVGPLTRAFLVRNVVERAEQAAQ, from the coding sequence ATGACTGCTACCAAGCTTGATGGAAATTTGTACCGGGATGAGATTTTCGCAGACCTTGCGCAGCGCGTAGCTGCGCTGCAGAAAAAGGGGATCACCCCAGGTTTGGCTACCGTGCTGGTGGGAGATGACCCGGCCTCGCACTCCTACGTGAAAATGAAGCACCGCGACTGCGAACAAATCGGGGTGCGTTCCATCCGGAAGGATCTGCCAGGGGACATTTCCCAAGAAGAGCTGCTGCAGGTCATCGATGAGCTGAACAATGACCCAGAGTGCACCGGGTACATCGTCCAGCTTCCACTGCCGAAGCATCTGGATGAAAACGCGGTGCTCGCTGCTATTGATCCCGCGAAGGACGCCGACGGCTTGCACCCCGTCAACCTGGGCAAACTGGTTTTAAACGAGCCCGCCCCACTGCCATGCACCCCTAACGGCGCGATTTCTTTGCTGCGCCGCTTCGGCGTGGAACTTGATGGCGCGAAGGTGGTGGTGATCGGCCGTGGCGTGACCGTGGGACGTCCGATCGGCCTCATGCTCACCCGTCGCAGTGAAAACGCCACCGTCACCCTCTGCCACACCGGCACCAAGGACCTAGCTGCGGAAACCCGCGAGGCCGACGTCATCGTAGCCGCCGCCGGCCAGCCACACATGCTGACGGCAGACATGGTCAAGCCCGGAGCGGCCATCCTGGATGTGGGAGTATCCCGTAAGGACGGCAAACTGCTCGGCGACGTACACCCAGACGTCTGGGACGTCGCAGGTTTCGTTTCTCCGAACCCAGGCGGCGTGGGCCCGCTGACCCGCGCGTTCCTGGTCCGCAATGTGGTGGAACGCGCAGAACAGGCAGCGCAGTAG
- the metX gene encoding homoserine O-acetyltransferase MetX — MHFVSIGDFTTEAGAVIADVTIAYQTWGENQGDNVVLVEHALTGDSDAATWWEGLVGPGRAIDTDEYFVVCTNVLGGCRGTTGPSSPHPEGGFWGSRFPAISIRDQVSAEHAALTALGLEKFTAVIGGSMGGARALEWCAMYPDQVGAALILAVSARASAWQIGIQAQQITSIEKDPEWHGGDFYELGPGPITGMGTARKLAHLTYRGELEIDERFGADAQDGENPRGAFRRRDQRFAVESYLDHQARKLAERFDPGSYVILTEALNRHDIGRGRGGLNRALANIKVPTFVVGVDTDILYPYHQQEHLSRNLGNLLGMGKIVSPVGHDAFLTETRQLDQLTRRFFRLARS; from the coding sequence ATGCATTTTGTTTCCATTGGTGATTTCACCACTGAAGCCGGCGCAGTCATCGCCGATGTCACCATCGCGTACCAAACGTGGGGCGAGAACCAGGGCGACAACGTCGTCTTGGTCGAGCACGCCCTGACCGGTGACTCTGATGCTGCCACCTGGTGGGAGGGGCTCGTGGGCCCTGGCCGTGCCATCGATACCGATGAGTATTTCGTGGTGTGCACCAATGTACTGGGTGGCTGCAGGGGCACGACGGGCCCGTCATCCCCTCACCCGGAGGGTGGTTTTTGGGGGTCTCGTTTCCCCGCGATTTCCATCCGCGACCAGGTCAGCGCGGAGCACGCTGCTCTGACGGCGTTGGGCCTGGAGAAGTTCACCGCCGTGATCGGTGGTTCTATGGGTGGCGCCCGCGCGTTGGAGTGGTGCGCGATGTACCCCGACCAGGTGGGTGCCGCTCTGATCCTGGCGGTGTCCGCCCGCGCGAGCGCCTGGCAGATTGGTATTCAGGCGCAGCAGATCACATCGATTGAGAAGGATCCCGAGTGGCACGGAGGGGATTTCTACGAACTTGGCCCCGGCCCGATCACTGGCATGGGCACGGCTCGCAAGCTGGCCCATTTGACGTACCGCGGCGAGCTGGAGATCGACGAGCGGTTCGGCGCTGACGCGCAGGACGGCGAAAACCCGCGCGGCGCTTTCCGACGCCGAGACCAGCGTTTCGCCGTGGAAAGCTATCTTGATCACCAGGCCCGCAAACTCGCAGAACGGTTTGATCCGGGCAGCTACGTGATCCTCACCGAGGCTCTCAACCGCCACGACATCGGCCGCGGGCGCGGAGGCCTGAACCGGGCATTGGCCAATATCAAGGTTCCGACCTTCGTCGTGGGCGTAGACACGGACATCTTGTACCCGTACCACCAGCAGGAGCACCTATCCCGTAACCTCGGGAACCTCCTGGGGATGGGGAAGATTGTCTCCCCGGTAGGCCATGATGCGTTCCTCACGGAAACGCGCCAGCTCGATCAGCTGACGCGGCGATTCTTCCGGCTGGCACGGTCCTAA
- a CDS encoding metal ABC transporter permease, which yields MQQLMMVLSTSYLLRPLIMLVILSVCAGIVGTVVNLRAGEFRAEAMVHAVFPGIVGGFVAGGTDSIAWGASVAALATAVALTTGAKNHNDVATAVVLTSFYSFGIVMSLYFADKSGQLEALMFGRVLEMSTARMWQSVVIAAMGAVLVAATWRDQIILAFDAASAKSLGVKVWRTDFALNLGIAAVVVAGAAVVGVLLVIGFVVVPAVTARLCARGPVSMAVIAALVAVAGSVLGFWAMLLETSRPISPQAAITLAMLAVFAVVVTATELRRAVK from the coding sequence GTGCAGCAACTGATGATGGTGCTCAGTACCAGCTACCTGCTCAGGCCGTTAATCATGCTGGTCATCTTGAGTGTCTGCGCTGGGATCGTGGGGACGGTGGTCAATCTGCGCGCTGGGGAATTCCGGGCGGAAGCCATGGTGCACGCCGTGTTCCCCGGCATCGTCGGCGGTTTTGTGGCAGGTGGCACGGATTCTATCGCGTGGGGAGCGAGCGTGGCTGCCCTGGCAACGGCGGTGGCGCTCACCACGGGTGCGAAGAACCACAACGACGTAGCCACCGCCGTTGTTCTTACCTCTTTCTATTCCTTCGGCATCGTGATGTCCCTGTATTTTGCGGATAAATCGGGTCAGCTGGAGGCCCTGATGTTTGGGCGCGTATTGGAGATGAGCACGGCTCGGATGTGGCAGTCGGTGGTGATTGCCGCTATGGGTGCGGTGTTAGTGGCTGCGACCTGGCGGGACCAAATCATTCTCGCGTTTGATGCTGCGAGTGCAAAATCCCTTGGGGTGAAGGTATGGCGTACCGATTTCGCTCTGAATTTGGGGATCGCCGCAGTTGTGGTCGCTGGCGCGGCAGTAGTGGGAGTGCTGCTGGTCATCGGCTTTGTGGTGGTCCCCGCGGTGACCGCGCGCCTGTGCGCACGAGGGCCGGTAAGCATGGCGGTGATCGCTGCGCTCGTTGCGGTGGCTGGTAGCGTGCTCGGGTTTTGGGCGATGCTGCTAGAGACTTCCCGCCCCATCTCACCGCAAGCTGCTATTACGCTGGCCATGCTCGCGGTGTTTGCCGTCGTTGTTACTGCAACGGAGTTGAGGAGGGCGGTCAAGTGA
- a CDS encoding metal-dependent transcriptional regulator — MHVSDLTVKTQDYLKLIWDISERTGHHATLSEIATALDQRASTTSEAIKRLAAQDLVYHQPYGGISLTQTGRKYALAMARRHRLLETFLVHSLGYQWDEVHEEADSLEHAVSEKFLARIDDILGHPTHDPHGDPIPTATGDIEDLGVRHLGQLEPGAVAVVSRIHDGDPALLRYLDQHGIVPGAQVSLGERGFGGMQIVQVAGKEVALADIALTAITIADGSGSGES, encoded by the coding sequence ATGCACGTCTCTGACCTGACGGTAAAAACTCAGGATTATCTGAAACTGATTTGGGACATCTCTGAGCGCACCGGCCACCACGCCACGCTGAGCGAGATCGCTACCGCGCTCGACCAGCGCGCCTCAACCACCTCTGAAGCGATTAAACGCCTTGCTGCCCAGGATTTGGTATATCACCAGCCCTACGGCGGAATCTCGCTCACCCAAACCGGCCGAAAGTATGCCCTGGCGATGGCCCGCCGCCACCGGCTCTTGGAGACCTTCTTGGTGCATTCGCTGGGCTACCAGTGGGACGAAGTGCATGAGGAAGCAGACTCACTGGAACACGCTGTGTCTGAAAAGTTCCTCGCCCGCATCGATGACATCCTGGGCCACCCCACGCACGACCCGCACGGCGATCCAATCCCGACCGCCACTGGTGACATCGAGGACCTTGGGGTGCGGCACCTCGGGCAGCTGGAGCCAGGTGCCGTGGCAGTGGTGTCCCGAATCCACGACGGCGACCCAGCACTGCTGCGCTACCTTGACCAGCATGGGATCGTGCCGGGCGCGCAGGTGAGCCTTGGGGAACGAGGTTTTGGGGGCATGCAGATAGTGCAAGTAGCGGGTAAAGAGGTCGCGCTCGCAGACATCGCCCTCACCGCAATCACCATCGCCGACGGCTCAGGCTCCGGGGAATCCTAA
- a CDS encoding metal ABC transporter ATP-binding protein, translated as MLRLRNASFGYGSEPIVSELNFAVQPGTALAVIGPNGAGKTTLLKGLLGEAHLLTGQVESETTAVGYVPQTTQFDATFPISAGNVVKMGCYAAERKLLWRPTAKTKAKVAAALETVGLADRANIRFGKLSGGQRQRVLLARALVGNPQLVLLDEPFNGLDPDSRTVLLDIISDLKKQGVAVIATTHDLGLARAVCDNTLVVAGSQRNFGATLDVIGNASAGEILCSN; from the coding sequence ATGCTTCGGTTACGTAACGCCAGCTTCGGGTACGGTTCAGAGCCGATTGTCAGCGAACTGAACTTCGCTGTGCAACCCGGCACTGCACTTGCCGTGATCGGACCCAACGGGGCAGGAAAAACCACTCTTCTGAAAGGCCTGCTGGGCGAGGCCCACTTGCTAACAGGCCAGGTGGAATCTGAGACTACCGCGGTGGGGTATGTTCCCCAAACCACCCAATTTGATGCCACGTTCCCCATCAGCGCCGGCAATGTGGTGAAGATGGGGTGCTACGCCGCAGAACGCAAACTGCTGTGGCGCCCCACTGCCAAAACAAAGGCCAAGGTGGCAGCTGCGTTGGAGACCGTCGGGCTGGCGGACCGGGCAAACATCCGATTCGGGAAGTTATCTGGTGGCCAGCGACAACGAGTCTTGTTGGCGCGGGCCTTGGTAGGAAATCCGCAGCTAGTGCTCCTCGACGAGCCCTTCAACGGGCTCGATCCAGACAGCCGCACGGTGCTGTTGGATATCATCTCTGATCTGAAGAAGCAAGGCGTTGCAGTCATTGCGACGACCCACGATCTGGGACTGGCGCGCGCCGTGTGCGATAACACTTTGGTTGTTGCAGGTTCCCAGCGTAACTTTGGTGCCACTTTGGATGTCATCGGAAATGCGAGCGCAGGGGAGATCCTGTGCAGCAACTGA
- a CDS encoding DUF3017 domain-containing protein has translation MNLLANPHDADLPASKVPRNLQLAGVVLFGLAIVTAAVLSLTEHWRRSTFAFGVAMIWLAVLRLTCDSRSLGVLAVRSRRFDAAFSTLLGAIMVFLAVSVDALGS, from the coding sequence ATGAACCTACTGGCTAATCCGCACGACGCGGATTTACCAGCATCCAAAGTCCCCCGGAACCTACAACTGGCCGGGGTAGTGCTGTTTGGCCTAGCCATCGTGACCGCCGCAGTGCTGTCTTTGACGGAGCACTGGCGCCGTTCCACGTTTGCCTTCGGCGTGGCCATGATATGGCTCGCCGTGCTACGGCTCACGTGTGATTCCCGATCCCTCGGCGTTCTGGCGGTGCGCTCACGACGCTTCGATGCTGCCTTTTCGACGCTCCTCGGCGCCATCATGGTGTTCCTCGCAGTATCGGTGGATGCCCTCGGTAGTTAG
- a CDS encoding PH domain-containing protein, with translation MTDFCPVHRATPLLKFWTAILAFFAIAIANLNGSALLGISAFFTGEMQHLLWLLAAVAGFALLCAVVWWGSGLWWKAMGYRLDAEEVQVKHGVLSTNLRTARFDRIQAVDVVEPVIARIFRVAKVRIETAGGQGSALEILYLSKPEAERVRSEILSRISTTPLAEEPQAAAFIPTIPIQHSIIAAALHPATVLLLIALPLLVVPGAAGAALPLLAAAGPWLWNVVDSSWRFTGTLHDATLNVTYGLADKRKQTIPLGRIHGVKVVQPILWRRFGWWKVMISVAGYGAADKQSGTTTVLPVGSRELALKVAATLGPATGEELDGVVKPEAAERPQYRSPRRARWVSPIDWKQQAVTVLGERAVVIHAGRFSHRMSMVAPEHIQELSLVRGPIAQVLGIATLRLDMVPGPVMMSAQQLAVSDATELLDQLRHRKLPELYSSTT, from the coding sequence GTGACTGATTTTTGCCCGGTACATCGTGCGACACCGCTGCTGAAGTTCTGGACTGCTATTCTTGCGTTCTTTGCCATTGCTATCGCCAACCTCAATGGGTCGGCGCTCCTGGGAATCTCGGCGTTTTTCACTGGTGAGATGCAGCATCTGCTCTGGTTGTTGGCTGCCGTTGCTGGTTTTGCCTTGCTCTGCGCCGTGGTGTGGTGGGGATCCGGTCTGTGGTGGAAGGCGATGGGCTACCGACTGGATGCGGAAGAAGTACAGGTGAAACATGGTGTGCTGTCCACTAATCTGCGGACGGCGCGCTTTGACCGGATTCAAGCGGTGGACGTGGTTGAACCGGTTATCGCCCGGATTTTCCGGGTGGCGAAGGTGAGAATTGAAACCGCAGGTGGGCAAGGATCGGCGCTGGAAATTCTGTACCTGAGTAAACCGGAGGCGGAGCGGGTGCGCTCCGAAATCCTGTCACGGATCTCCACAACGCCACTGGCAGAGGAACCGCAGGCTGCTGCATTCATCCCGACCATCCCGATTCAGCACAGCATCATCGCTGCAGCGCTTCACCCCGCCACCGTCTTGCTACTCATCGCGCTGCCGTTGCTTGTTGTGCCGGGTGCCGCCGGCGCCGCGTTGCCGTTACTGGCGGCTGCCGGGCCGTGGCTGTGGAATGTCGTTGATAGTAGCTGGCGGTTTACTGGCACGCTTCACGACGCCACACTCAACGTCACCTATGGCCTCGCCGATAAGCGGAAGCAGACGATCCCGCTTGGTCGTATCCACGGCGTCAAGGTAGTGCAACCGATCTTGTGGCGTCGGTTCGGTTGGTGGAAGGTCATGATCTCGGTGGCTGGTTATGGGGCTGCTGACAAACAATCAGGAACCACCACGGTGCTGCCGGTAGGGAGCCGGGAGTTAGCTCTGAAGGTGGCGGCCACATTGGGGCCGGCGACGGGGGAGGAGCTGGATGGCGTCGTGAAGCCCGAGGCGGCTGAGCGTCCGCAGTACCGCAGTCCCCGGCGTGCCCGCTGGGTGTCGCCGATCGATTGGAAGCAACAAGCAGTGACGGTGCTGGGGGAGCGTGCCGTGGTGATCCATGCCGGCCGGTTCAGTCATCGGATGAGCATGGTCGCACCGGAGCATATTCAAGAGTTATCCCTGGTGAGGGGGCCCATCGCTCAGGTGTTAGGGATCGCGACGCTGCGGTTGGATATGGTGCCGGGGCCGGTGATGATGTCCGCGCAGCAGCTAGCAGTGAGCGACGCTACTGAATTGTTGGACCAGCTCCGACACCGGAAGCTGCCAGAACTGTATAGTTCAACTACTTGA
- a CDS encoding anaerobic C4-dicarboxylate transporter, with amino-acid sequence MLATILDPTSAIAIVLQIAVVLFCLLLGTRYGGIGLGLISGFGLLLMVFLFGLQPGKPPVDVMLTIIAVIGCASTLQQAGGLDVMMQYAEKFLRRKPELITILAPITTWFLTLLCGTGHVVYTMFPIIEDIAIKKGIRPERPMAVASTSSQMGITASPVSVATVSLASILAENAGIIDKAYSIPQILMVAIPASFSGVILAALWSIRRGKDLDKDEQFQERMKDPEFKEMVYASSETLIGKVFPKESFRAMWIFFVAIVVVVILGAFEELRPVFEGKKGMQPLSMNLVIQMVMLVAGAAILLFCKAEAGKISSTAVFKAGMTAVFSVFGVAWMADTFFQTHIDALKGSLGGVVESAPWAYALVLLIVSKLVNSQAAALVAIAPIGLQLGVAPELIVGFYGAAYGYFILPTYPSDLACIGFDKTGTTRIGKFVINHSFIIPGFISVITSCVVGAALASVLL; translated from the coding sequence GTGCTAGCCACGATTCTCGACCCCACATCGGCAATCGCCATTGTGCTCCAGATTGCTGTTGTACTTTTCTGTCTGCTGCTCGGTACTCGTTACGGCGGTATTGGCCTAGGCCTCATCTCCGGATTCGGTTTGCTGCTCATGGTGTTCCTGTTTGGTCTACAACCAGGAAAGCCTCCAGTAGATGTGATGCTCACGATCATTGCTGTGATCGGATGTGCGTCTACCTTGCAGCAAGCTGGTGGTCTCGACGTGATGATGCAATATGCGGAGAAATTTCTCCGTAGAAAACCAGAGCTGATTACGATCCTGGCACCGATCACCACTTGGTTCCTCACATTGCTGTGTGGCACCGGGCATGTGGTGTACACGATGTTCCCGATCATTGAGGATATTGCGATCAAGAAGGGGATTCGCCCGGAACGTCCGATGGCGGTTGCATCTACTTCTTCACAGATGGGTATCACCGCTTCCCCGGTGTCGGTAGCTACCGTGTCTCTGGCCTCGATTCTTGCTGAGAATGCCGGGATCATCGATAAGGCTTACTCCATCCCTCAGATCCTGATGGTTGCGATTCCCGCTTCGTTTTCTGGTGTTATTTTGGCGGCACTCTGGTCGATACGTCGCGGTAAGGATCTAGATAAGGACGAGCAATTCCAGGAACGAATGAAGGACCCCGAGTTCAAGGAAATGGTCTACGCATCTTCTGAAACCTTGATCGGCAAAGTCTTTCCAAAGGAATCGTTCCGCGCCATGTGGATTTTCTTCGTGGCGATTGTGGTTGTGGTCATCCTCGGTGCTTTCGAGGAGCTTCGTCCAGTATTTGAGGGGAAGAAGGGGATGCAGCCGCTTTCCATGAACCTGGTCATCCAGATGGTTATGCTCGTTGCGGGCGCTGCAATTTTGCTGTTCTGTAAGGCCGAAGCAGGAAAGATTTCCAGCACTGCCGTATTTAAAGCCGGAATGACGGCCGTGTTTTCCGTGTTTGGTGTTGCTTGGATGGCAGATACCTTCTTCCAGACTCATATTGATGCACTCAAGGGCAGCCTTGGCGGTGTCGTGGAGTCTGCGCCGTGGGCGTACGCGTTGGTGCTGCTCATCGTGTCCAAGCTGGTGAACTCTCAGGCTGCAGCTCTCGTCGCGATTGCTCCGATTGGCTTGCAGTTGGGCGTAGCTCCCGAGCTCATCGTTGGTTTCTATGGCGCGGCGTACGGCTATTTCATCCTGCCGACCTACCCATCTGACCTGGCTTGCATTGGTTTTGATAAGACCGGAACTACACGTATTGGCAAGTTTGTCATCAACCACTCGTTCATTATCCCGGGCTTCATCTCGGTGATTACATCGTGCGTGGTCGGTGCTGCGCTCGCTTCCGTGCTGTTATAA